GCATATTTCTCCTCAGCTGTTCCATTTACAGCAATTAACATGTTCGTGTCACTTAAactgggatgcagagcagatTTCAAAGGGCTGAGTGAAAGCAGGATCAGGGAAGGGCTGTTCcacctctggcagcagctcGGGAGCAGCACCCTTGGCACCCACCCGCTGGCAAAGACGTGGGACAGAGAGGTCCCAGTCCTGTGCACCAGCCTGCCCAAACCCCCTGAGGGCTGAGGGGACCCTGTTCCATCGCTGCGGGAGCTGAAGTgaccctgccccatccctctgaGGGCTAAAGGCACCGTGCCTCCGGCCACCGCTCGCTGTCCCGCCTGCCCGGGCTGTGCGGTGACACCGCCAGCCGCCGGtggccgcgcccgccgccccctgCCCACCGCGGCACTGGTGGCGGTGCCCCGAGCAGGGGCAGGGCCggtccccatccccatccccatccccatccccatccccatccccatccccatcgccatccccatccccatcgcCATCCCCATCGCCGGCGGGCGCGGCAGCACCGCCCGtgcgggggcggcgcggggggcgggcgcACCGGGGCCGAGCCGCGCCTCGTCCCGCCCGGCTCAGTCCGGCGGGGCCGTGCCGTGCCCGTGCCGTgcccgtgccgtgccgtgcccgCCGAGGGGCCGCGCTGCCCCCCAGCGCTCCcgtgccgccgccgccggccctgcccggccatGGGCACCGGGGCAGCCGCGGTCGGGACGCCGCCCCCCGCGGGCGGGCGCTGCcggcggcgcggagcggcgAGCGCGGGCTGAGACGACGACGACGacgacgaggaggaggaggaggaggaggcaggtggggcggccccggcgctgctgcagccgggctggggtgcggcggggccggggcggagGGGCtcggcgggcgggcggcgggacGGGGCGGCAgccgcgggggcggcggcgaTCGCCGAGGGGCGCGGGTGGATCGGCCGCTCCCTGCCCGCGTTCGGCCGCGTTCCTGCCGCCGCCCTgcccgtgtccgtgtccctgtccccgtccccgtctCCGTCCCCGCTCCGGCCCGGCCACCCCGCGGTGCCGGCGGCGTGCGCGGCTCcccgggagcggggcggggagcggagcggggcccggTACCGCCGCGTGGAAACCTCCGAGgaaaagcagggcagggctcacctTCCAGCTAGGTTTCCTTTGCTCTATTATGTTTTTAGATGCGTTACTGTGCCTGTAGAGACTTCGTTGCTTCGCCTCGCACCGATGTGACTCTGGGGGAAGGATCATGACCGAAgtccttctctctgctgctctgaacGGAACTGAACCCAACCTGttatccagcagcagctggtctGCGGGAAACGTCACCACCAAGTGCTCCCTGACCAAAACCGGCTTCCAGTTCTATTACCTGCCCACCGTCTACATCCTGGTCTTCATCACTGGGTTTTTGGGCAACAGCGTGGCTATCTGGATGTTTGTCTTCCACATGAAGCCTTGGAGCGGCATCTCGGTTTACATGTTCAACTTGGCACTAGCCGATTTCTTGTATGTCTTGACTCTGCCCGCCCTCATCTTTTACTACTTCAACAAAACAGACTGGATCTTCGGAGATATCATGTGCAAGCTGCAGAGGTTCATCTTCCACGTGAACCTGTACGGCAGCATCCTGTTCCTGACCTGCATTAGCGTGCACAGGTACACGGGAGTGGTGCACCCCTTGAAGTCGCTGGGGAGGCTGAAGAAGAAGAACGCCATGTACAtcagcagcctggtctgggTCCTGGTGGTGGCCGCCATTTCTCCAATACTCTTCTACTCGGGAACAGggataaggaaaaataaaaccattacGTGCTACGACACAACGGCTGATGATTACCTGAGAAGTTACTTCGTTTATAGCATGTGCACCACAGTGCTGATGTTCTGCATCCCCTTCATAGTGATTCTCGGTTGCTATGGGCTCATCGTGAAAGCTTTGATTTACAAAGATTTGGACAACTCTCCTCTCAGGAGAAAATCGATTTACCTGGTCATTATTGTGTTGACGGTCTTTGCAGTGTCTTACCTTCCCTTCCACGTGATGAAGACCTTAAATCTAAGGGCCAGGGTGGATTTTCAAACCCCAGACATGTGTGCCTTCAACGATAAGGTTTATGCCACTTACCAAGTGACGAGGGGCCTGGCCAGCCTCAACAGCTGCGTTGACCCCATCCTTTACTTCCTGGCAGGTGACACCTTCCGAAGGCGGCTTTCCCGGGCCACCAGGAAATCATCCAGAAGGAGCGAACACAATGTGCAGTCCAAAAGTGAGGAAATGACTCTCAATATTTTAACAGAGTATAAACAGAATGGAGATACCAGTTTGTGAACAAATGAAGAAGATTTGGGAacagtttgaaaaaaatcctCCGCTTTGAGGCAGTAGGAGACTGTAGGGCTTACAAGTGTGTGAGGAAAATCTACCAgtctcaaatttttttttagatgaagCCTCATTTTCTGGTCTTAGAAAAAGCTTAACAAAGTCAGTGGAagaattttaatggaaaataatgtgTCAAAATTCAGCTTTCCTTCAGtagtttcatttatttctgaCTTGTGTCAGATAAcgtaaaatgaaataaatcccCTAAAGGAGGAAAGCAATCCAAGTGCATCTGTTTTAATGACTTAGTCTCCCACGTTTGAAAATGTTCTCAGTCAGCCTGTctttaaaaataggaaataaaagtaAGAGCAGTATCTTGTCTTCTGAGGCTCAGTCACAGACCAGGCTTTCTGCTCACTCGCTGTTGTACGCAAGGATTTAAATCAAAGTCACGATGCAGTTatcattttcagtttcattatttttttcatctagTGCTGATAATGACTTGATAGTTCGGTGGCATTTATGGTTCAGTCCTCTTTCAGTGCCGGTGTTTTACTCGAGGTAGGCTTTGCTGGTGTGTGCATGGTTGTGCTTTGAGATTGCGAAGGTTGTTTGTGCCAGCCCGGCCCCTCAGCGGCCAGGGCTCCCCGGTGCCCGGGCCCCTCGGGTGTCCCCGGGCCCCTTATTGTCCCTGGGCCCCTTGGGTGTCCCCAGGCCCCTCGGgtgtccctgggcactgccGGGCGCGCTGGCGCTGCCGGCTTGGGGAATGGGGCCGTGCGGGGCCACGGAGGTGTGCGGggtcacagctctgtgcagggtcACGGCtccctgtggggtcagggctctgtgcagggtcagggctctgtgtggggtcagggctctgtgcagggtcagggctCTGTGTGGCGTCACAGCTCTATGCGGGTCAGGGCTCCATGCAGGGTCATGGCCCTGTTTGGGGTCAGGGCTCCGTGCGGggtcagggctctgtgcagggtcagggctctgtgcagggtCACAGCTGTTTGTAGGGTCACAGCTGTGTGTAGggtcacagctctgtgcagggtcACGGCTCCGTGCGGGGTCATGGCTCTGTGCAAGGTCAGGGCTCTGTGCAAGGTCAGGGCTCCGTGTAGggtcacagctctgtgcagggtcagggctCCATGCGGGGTCAGGGCTCTGTGCGGGGTCAAGGCTCTGTGTGGGGTCACAGCTTTGTGCAGGGTCAGGGCTCCATGTGGggtcagggctctgtgcagggtcagggctctgtgcagggtcagggctCCATGTGGGGTCAGCTCTGTGCAGGGTCACAGCTCCGTGCGGGGTCACAGCTCCGTGCGGGGTCAGGGCTCTGTGCGGGGTCACAGCTCTGTGCGGGGTCAGGGCTCTGTGGAGGGTCAGGGCTCCGTGCGGGGTCACAGCTCCATGTGGggtcagggctctgtgcagggtCACAGCTCTGTGCGGGGTCAGGGCTCTGGAGCCGAGTCTCCGGTcctgtccccatgcccagggcagtgacatGGTGGGACCTGGCATGGCCTGGCgggagctgcccagcccagctggcaccGCACTGGCACCGGAGCGCGTGCAGAACCCGAGAtgggtgtgctggggacagctgagcctggggccagcagggaaCACGAGCTCACTTGGAACCAGGAtggttctgctcctgcaggcttTACAGATAACACAGGAGTCGTGTCCCAAGAACAGTGACTATTAAAATGGATAATATAAATggattatatatataatatatatataacagTAATTGGggggaattaatttttttgtactttgacaagtaaatttaaattactgtatTAACAAGATGTTGCAATATACTACAGGCTAAATCCGGCCCTTTACTATAGGCCTTCTCCAAATGTGAAATAGTTCATCCAAAATTAGCCAAACTGCAACATTGTGTAACACAAGAGCTAGTGATCAGGCACAGATGAAATTCTACATGAGCAGTCTCACTCGTCtctcatatttttaataaatgtatttgaaaatactttgtGCTAAAAGCGGTATAAAAGCATGCTCTGAATTATGAATTTTAGTGTACAAAATTAAGTTTGATGTATTCCTAAGGGTGATTTTTAACAGATCTCTGTTCCTCCGGTCTGCATCAtaagagtaaaatattttatattttacttacCAATTTCCAGTGATTAGTTACAAATGAGAGTAGCTGTAGTTATTTTTTGACAACATTGTTAAGCAGCTTCTGTTCACATGTACTGCTTCCTCTGCAGAGTCCCTATTTATTGAACTTATTTATTAGAATGCTAAATGTAAAGTTTGTAAAGCGTGGTTCTCTGTGGTCATATTCAGAATTGGGCATTAATGGAAAATTGAAGAGCATGTTTCAATCACTGTAATACTGTGTCTTCTAACAGAACATCTTTATAATAAACTCAATTCCACCCTGACTATTCACTGCTGATATGTAACGTAGTGATAAATTAAACTACTGATTTATAGCCTAGAGGTAAATGAAGCTCCAGCTTAGGAAGCCTCTTAAAGCAATGTGGAGAGCTCATTTAGCGCTATGAAAAATGTAAAGGTAGCAAAGAAATCTCAGGCAAGGGTCAATTGCTAATTAATCCTGACTGACAAAGcctgtggagcagcacagacTATTTATATACCACAGAAAGAGCCTGATTCACAATAAATGACTTCTCCTATTATGTGATTATTTGAGGCTTCATTCAGCTGAGGCACGTCTTGTTTGGAATGGCAGATGAATTAAACGGAGAGGGAGCACAAAAATAGGATATTCTTTGATTCTGCTTCTCCGTGTTGAAAATGCTGTTCGTTTTGTGGTCAATTTCTCACTTTCAGTTAGGAAATAGAATGTTCCACCAGTTGATGTTTGACAAAAGGTCCCTAGCAGGACGCAGGCCCTCAGGCCTACAGGCCCACGGGCCCTCAggcccacagccccacaggcgCATGGGCCCACATGCCCACATGCCCACATGCCCACAGGCCCTCAGGCCCACATGCCCACATGCCCACATGCTCACAGGCCCACAGGCCCTCAGGCCCACATGCCCTCAGGCCCACATGCCCACAGGCCCTCAGGCCCACATGCTCACAGGCCCACAGGCCCTCAGGCCCACATGCCCACAGGCCCTCAGGCCCACATGCCCACAGGCCCACAGGCCCTCAGGCCCACGGGCCCAGGCCGGGCTCTGTGCAGCTGTCTGTGTGCACCATGGCTCgttgggcagcagggctgtccagcccttcccagctggaggggatgggaaaaggcagcaggacaCACCCGTGTCCAGCCAGGCCAGGGAGAGCCACGCTGGCGAGCTGGGGCCTGTGGGTGGCCCTGAGCCCCGCACACCCACGGGGTGGCCGAGCTTGGCCTGCTCAAGGCCTGGCCTGGCCAGAGGGAGCGGGGCAGGTGGCCGGACAGTCCAGCAGGTGAGCACTGCTGGAAGGTCCCTGTGACTGCcgggcagccagggcagggagcagcactcaCAGCGTCCTcaggagctcccagcacacGCTGAGCGGGTCATGGAACAGGTTTTACAGGCACTGGTTCTGCACCTCACAGCCCTTGCCCTGCAGAGCTAAAACCTCACAGCCCAATCCTGCAGAGCTAAAacctcacagccctgcagagccagcccctcacagccctgcagagccaacCCCTCACAGCCCCATTCTACAGAGCCAacccctcacagccctgcagagctaaaaccccacagccccctgccctgcagagataACCCCTCACAGTCCCCCATCCCTTCAGagccagcccctcccagccctgcagagccaacCCCTCACTCCGCACCCGTGGGACTCACAGCTCCCACAGTCACGGCTCAGTCCCACCAGGACTGCGGCTGAGCCCCACAGACTGCAGAGCTCCCACTCTGTATTTAAACCTTGCTGTGTTTGGCATGGGGTAGCTGGAGCCACTGCAAAATCCCAGCAGGTTCCTGTCTGCTCCCACACGCCCTTGTCACCTGGAGCATGCCAGAGCCATGTCTGGGAGTCCCACCTGGGAGGATGCTGGTCAGCTGGAGGAAcggcagcccagcagctctcaggcaCAGCGAGGGCTGCAGCCATGAGCTCCTGCGAGTCTGTCACTAATCTGGTCCTTTCTATGATGGATTTGTGGAAGGCAATCAGTCCCCCAGCACTTGGGGCCCAAGGTGATCCCTGTGATTATCCATAAACCTCAGAGGTGGGTGTAGTTGAAGAGGCCTTTCCCTGAGCCACTCACCTGGAATTTCTAATCCAGTATGCAAAGGGAATgcaactgcagctccagcctttgGGCTGGTAATTAATAATCAGTGACAACGTTGTGATTACTAGGGACAGGATTCAGCTCATTATCTCACCACCATGACCACCTAGAAGTTCCACCTTCCCTCATGCTGTGCAATCTGTGACTAGCAAATGAGATTAAACCTGTTCTGACTTTGTGGTCATGCTTGAAGCCTATTTTCCCCCTGGGTATGTTTGAGAATCTTCTAACTATAAATCATTTTCTTAAGACACCACAAAATTTGAAGTAAACAGTTATTTAGAGCTTAACATTTGCCAGATGCACACCAACACCAATTCTCATTCAGGGGCTGTATTTACTTCCTGCAGCTCCTAGGTTAATGTTTGTTCCCATTTATGCCCAGTAACTCTTCCATATCTTTAACACAACGTGAAGTCAGCATGAAACCCTGACGTGAACTGCTGTCAGTTTGTACATTTGCATAACACAGCACTGtgaacttttttgttttaaccCACTCCACGTGACCCGGAATCAATGAACTCCTGAGCagggtggggaaggagcagcaccCGGCCCTGTGTGCAGGTGAGCCcggtgccctgccctgccctgccctgccctgccctgcgTGGATGGgaagctgcaggctgctgctgccctcctctCTCGGGTGGGGAAGGACACGGGCTCCAGGCGCTGCTGGGTGTGTCTGCCGCCCGACTGCATGGGCACAGCAATTCCAAACACTCCGAAGGCACAGGACTTACTGCTTGGCATGTGGCTGTGAATTACTGTGTGTTCCAAGGGCATATGTGATAATGCTTATTTTTCTGGCGTGCTGTGATTTTAATATTGTTAAGTTCAATTTTTTTGTAAACACTGCTGAAATCTGACTGCAACATCTGCAGGGGCAGTGCTACTTTTTATTTACACTCAGGTTATGtatctgctttaattaaagAGTAAAAAATCCTCTTATTTGTCtataattttaatgaagaaaaatatatttgggtTTGAAGTTGCAACTATTTTTAGTGGCAGCAAAACTGtggccccagcactgctggcgCTGCATCACTGCACCGAGCAACTCGTGTTGGAGCCGCCCCAGTAGCATTATGAAACACTCCTTCTGCCTTTTGTGTTGTTAATTCATGTTTCCAGGAGGTTCTTCCGGCAGTGATATGTCTTTAAAAATAGGTAATAAAAGGCTTGCAAAATACATGCAATTTAAAACCTTGAGAGGAGCCAGGCAGACCAAATGAGaatcaaaagtgaaaaaacGAGTGATGCTTTGCCTTCAAAGATAAAGGAGGCAGGCAGAGATGTGgtgacagaacaagggggaatggctcTAGGCTGAGGGAATGCAGACAGAGATCAGACATTAGGTGCAAgttgttccctgggagggtgtgaggctgtggctgccctggatccctggcagtgccccaggccaggttggacactggggctggagcagtgggacagtggaaggtgtccctgccatggcagggtggcactggatgggctttatggtccttccaacccaaacctttccatgattctgtgatggtTGGGGTCAGAGTGTCTGTGGATGGCAGGAACAAGGCTCACACCTGTGCAgttccagaggctgcaggctgACTTGCAGCCCCATTCCCAACCCCCCAACccctctcccattcccagcattcAGCCAGAGGtgatcctgctcccagcccctctcccagaTCAAAGCTAAACCTGCCTTTTCCCctctggcagtggctgctgtgtcTGGGTTTCCTTGCAGGATGTTGAGGGACTGCTCCTTCCCAAGCAGCTTAACATGTCAAATCCGATGGAAAGGTGGAAGTTCTCTGTTAGCTGTGCCTTCCCTGCCATTAGGTATTTCAGGTTTTTGCTGGGCTGCATTTCCATGCCATTGTCTTGtctggctgcctgcagctgcccagcttCACACCatgtgcagttttcttctgttccCTCCTCCTCATGTAGGATGGCTGTGGATACATATTGGTACTTCACTGATTTCACCTGATTTATTTTAAGATCTATTTACCTTTCTcttgattttcttcctcttcatttaTCTTTGCCCTT
The Oenanthe melanoleuca isolate GR-GAL-2019-014 chromosome 9, OMel1.0, whole genome shotgun sequence DNA segment above includes these coding regions:
- the P2RY1 gene encoding P2Y purinoceptor 1, whose amino-acid sequence is MTEVLLSAALNGTEPNLLSSSSWSAGNVTTKCSLTKTGFQFYYLPTVYILVFITGFLGNSVAIWMFVFHMKPWSGISVYMFNLALADFLYVLTLPALIFYYFNKTDWIFGDIMCKLQRFIFHVNLYGSILFLTCISVHRYTGVVHPLKSLGRLKKKNAMYISSLVWVLVVAAISPILFYSGTGIRKNKTITCYDTTADDYLRSYFVYSMCTTVLMFCIPFIVILGCYGLIVKALIYKDLDNSPLRRKSIYLVIIVLTVFAVSYLPFHVMKTLNLRARVDFQTPDMCAFNDKVYATYQVTRGLASLNSCVDPILYFLAGDTFRRRLSRATRKSSRRSEHNVQSKSEEMTLNILTEYKQNGDTSL